In Methanoregula sp., a single window of DNA contains:
- a CDS encoding FprA family A-type flavoprotein encodes MKAESYKIADGVYWVGSLDWDLRTYHGYTLDGTSYNCYLVFGKKTALIDNVYPGHSAQMWARIADAFVKEGKKEQIDIIVQNHVEKDHSGALVEIHKKFPKAPIYCTEIAEKGLLKHFPALAGADFHHVKTGETLDLGDKTLAFVQAPLLHWPDSMFTLYAEKGILFPNDAFGQHICCAKRLDTEIPEHVLMDATQKFYANLIVPLTPLFLKKAEELTGLGLIEKVKMIAPSHGQIWTDPGKVIGAYVGWASGSSMKNKVTIIYDTMHGSTKMLAHGLAEGVIAGGCDVKVFNLHDDERSEIVKHILDSKAIMVGVPTLNDMPYPSIGDLLYYLKGLHFNRTGERFALTFGSMGGKGGAVRIVADELKTAGFTVVGSQEVLYVPDAPELDKAFAAGKAMAERIRK; translated from the coding sequence CTGCTACCTGGTCTTTGGTAAAAAGACCGCGCTGATCGACAACGTGTACCCGGGCCACTCTGCCCAGATGTGGGCCCGCATTGCCGACGCATTTGTAAAGGAGGGGAAGAAGGAACAGATCGATATCATCGTCCAGAACCATGTGGAGAAGGACCATTCCGGTGCTCTTGTCGAGATCCACAAGAAGTTCCCGAAAGCACCGATCTACTGTACTGAAATTGCAGAGAAAGGACTACTCAAGCACTTCCCGGCCCTTGCCGGAGCTGACTTCCACCATGTGAAGACCGGTGAGACGCTTGACCTTGGCGACAAGACGCTTGCCTTTGTCCAGGCACCGCTCCTCCACTGGCCGGACTCGATGTTCACGCTGTACGCGGAGAAGGGGATTCTCTTCCCGAACGATGCATTCGGCCAGCACATCTGCTGCGCGAAACGGCTGGACACTGAGATTCCCGAGCACGTCCTGATGGATGCCACGCAGAAGTTTTACGCCAACCTGATCGTTCCCTTGACACCGCTCTTTTTGAAGAAAGCCGAGGAACTGACCGGCCTTGGCCTGATCGAGAAGGTAAAGATGATCGCCCCCTCGCACGGACAGATCTGGACAGACCCCGGTAAAGTCATCGGGGCGTACGTGGGCTGGGCATCAGGCTCATCCATGAAGAACAAGGTGACGATCATCTACGACACCATGCACGGGTCGACGAAGATGCTCGCCCACGGGCTAGCAGAAGGGGTCATCGCGGGAGGATGCGACGTGAAGGTCTTCAACCTCCACGATGACGAGCGTTCCGAGATCGTCAAGCACATCCTGGACTCAAAGGCGATCATGGTTGGCGTCCCGACCCTCAACGACATGCCCTACCCGAGCATCGGGGACCTGCTGTACTATCTCAAGGGCTTACACTTCAACCGGACCGGTGAGCGGTTTGCCCTCACCTTCGGGTCTATGGGCGGCAAGGGCGGCGCCGTCAGGATCGTAGCTGATGAGCTGAAGACAGCCGGGTTCACGGTTGTCGGATCGCAAGAAGTCCTCTATGTCCCGGACGCTCCCGAGCTGGACAAAGCATTCGCAGCCGGCAAGGCAATGGCGGAACGGATCCGCAAATAA